Proteins co-encoded in one Williamwhitmania taraxaci genomic window:
- a CDS encoding heavy-metal-associated domain-containing protein — translation MRTVKLFIATLFVVALGATSFAQTQDQSKVVATKTESFTVSGKCGMCKTRIEKAAKVEGVSKAEWSDETKLLTIVYDPAKVTSDAIQKKIAAVGHDTEKYKADAKVYDALPGCCKYR, via the coding sequence ATGAGAACAGTAAAGTTATTCATCGCTACCCTTTTTGTGGTAGCATTAGGTGCAACTTCGTTTGCACAAACACAGGATCAATCGAAGGTGGTTGCCACCAAAACAGAATCGTTTACAGTCTCGGGCAAATGCGGTATGTGTAAAACCCGTATCGAGAAGGCAGCCAAAGTGGAAGGTGTTTCGAAAGCCGAATGGAGCGATGAAACGAAGTTGCTAACAATAGTTTATGACCCAGCGAAGGTAACCAGCGATGCAATTCAGAAAAAGATTGCCGCCGTGGGACACGACACCGAGAAATACAAGGCCGACGCTAAGGTTTATGATGCTCTTCCTGGTTGCTGCAAGTATCGATAA